Proteins co-encoded in one Jeotgalibacillus malaysiensis genomic window:
- a CDS encoding lactate dehydrogenase — protein MVKGNRVALIGTGFVGSSYAFGLLNQGVADELIMIDLNEEKAKGDVLDLNHGKVFAQQSLNISFGTYEDCKDVDIVVICAGANQKPGETRLQLVEKNLKIFHSIVTQVVDSGFDGIFLVATNPVDVLTYAVWKYSGFPKERVIGSGTILDTARFRYLLGEYFQVAPQNVHGYIIGEHGDSELPVYSSVDVGGVAVLDMIKKHPEYTQEDLDDIFVNVRDAAYQIINSKGATYYGIAMGLVRITRAILHNENSILTVSALMEGEYGEEDVYIGVPAVINRSGLREVIELNLSDKEKEQFAHSADVLREILKPHF, from the coding sequence ATGGTAAAAGGTAATCGCGTAGCATTGATTGGAACAGGCTTTGTCGGCTCAAGTTATGCTTTTGGACTGCTAAATCAGGGCGTTGCCGATGAGCTGATCATGATTGATCTGAATGAAGAAAAAGCAAAAGGTGACGTACTCGACCTGAATCACGGTAAAGTCTTTGCGCAGCAATCATTGAATATTTCATTCGGCACATATGAAGACTGCAAAGATGTTGATATTGTCGTGATTTGTGCGGGTGCGAACCAGAAGCCTGGCGAAACCAGACTGCAGCTTGTTGAAAAGAACCTGAAGATCTTCCATTCTATCGTTACACAGGTTGTCGATAGCGGCTTTGATGGGATTTTCCTTGTGGCGACAAACCCAGTAGACGTTTTGACTTATGCTGTCTGGAAGTACAGCGGATTTCCAAAAGAGCGTGTGATTGGCTCAGGTACCATTTTAGATACAGCGCGATTCCGCTACCTGCTCGGCGAATATTTCCAGGTTGCGCCACAGAATGTCCACGGATACATTATCGGCGAACACGGCGACAGCGAGCTTCCTGTCTACAGCTCTGTTGATGTCGGTGGTGTCGCAGTGCTTGATATGATCAAAAAGCATCCTGAATATACACAGGAGGATCTCGATGACATTTTCGTGAATGTACGTGATGCCGCCTATCAGATTATTAATAGTAAAGGCGCCACTTATTATGGCATTGCGATGGGTCTAGTGCGGATTACAAGAGCGATTCTTCATAATGAGAACAGTATCCTGACGGTTTCTGCACTGATGGAAGGTGAATATGGCGAGGAAGATGTATATATCGGGGTTCCTGCTGTGATTAATCGGAGCGGGCTGCGCGAAGTGATTGAATTGAATTTAAGTGACAAGGAAAAAGAGCAGTTTGCTCACAGTGCGGATGTGCTGAGAGAGATTTTGAAACCTCATTTTTGA
- a CDS encoding isocitrate lyase, translating into MTNTNNQQVEELQQNWQGERWEGVQRPYTPEDVIKLRGSVVIEQTLARMGAERLWKLMHEEDYINALGALTGNQAMQQVKAGLKAIYLSGWQVAADANLSGHMYPDQSLYPANSVPQVVKRINQTLQRADQIQQAEGTGDTYWFAPIVADMEAGFGGNLNVFELTKAMIEAGAGGVHLEDQLSSEKKCGHLGGKVLLPTQTAVKNLISARLAADVMGVPTVIIARTDANAANLITSDVDPYDHQFITGERTPEGFFRTNDGLDQAIARGLAYAPYADLIWCETSEPNLDEARRFAEAIHEKFPGKLLAYNCSPSFNWKKKLDDETIETFQQELGKMGYKFQFVTLAGFHSLNYGMFELARGYKARGMGAYSELQQAEFDAEENGYTATRHQREVGTGYFDEVSMVISGGTSSTTALSGSTEAEQFQKA; encoded by the coding sequence ATGACAAACACAAACAATCAGCAGGTTGAAGAGCTACAACAGAACTGGCAGGGGGAGCGCTGGGAAGGGGTTCAGCGCCCTTATACGCCGGAAGATGTTATCAAATTAAGGGGATCAGTTGTCATAGAACAGACGCTAGCAAGAATGGGAGCTGAACGACTATGGAAGCTGATGCATGAAGAAGATTATATTAACGCACTTGGCGCACTCACAGGAAATCAGGCAATGCAGCAGGTAAAAGCAGGACTGAAAGCCATTTATCTAAGCGGCTGGCAGGTTGCAGCTGATGCAAACCTTTCAGGTCATATGTATCCGGATCAAAGCTTATATCCGGCAAACAGTGTGCCGCAGGTCGTAAAAAGAATTAACCAGACGCTTCAGCGTGCAGATCAAATTCAGCAGGCTGAAGGAACGGGCGATACATACTGGTTCGCCCCAATCGTAGCAGATATGGAAGCTGGCTTTGGGGGTAACCTGAACGTATTTGAATTAACAAAAGCTATGATCGAAGCAGGAGCAGGCGGCGTTCACTTAGAGGATCAGCTTTCTTCAGAAAAGAAATGCGGTCACTTAGGCGGAAAAGTGCTTCTTCCAACGCAGACAGCTGTTAAAAACCTGATCTCAGCAAGACTGGCAGCAGATGTGATGGGCGTGCCAACTGTGATCATTGCGCGCACCGATGCAAATGCAGCGAACCTGATTACAAGTGATGTTGATCCATATGATCATCAGTTTATTACAGGCGAGCGTACACCTGAAGGGTTCTTCCGCACAAATGATGGGCTTGACCAGGCGATTGCAAGAGGTCTTGCATATGCACCTTATGCAGATCTGATCTGGTGTGAGACATCTGAACCGAACCTTGATGAAGCACGCAGATTTGCTGAAGCGATTCATGAGAAATTCCCTGGCAAGCTGCTTGCTTATAACTGTTCACCTTCATTTAACTGGAAAAAGAAACTGGATGATGAAACGATTGAAACATTCCAGCAGGAACTGGGTAAAATGGGCTATAAATTCCAGTTCGTTACACTTGCAGGCTTCCACTCACTGAATTACGGTATGTTTGAACTGGCTAGAGGCTATAAAGCACGCGGTATGGGTGCATACTCTGAATTGCAGCAGGCTGAGTTTGATGCAGAAGAAAACGGCTACACAGCAACACGTCACCAGCGTGAGGTTGGCACAGGCTATTTTGATGAAGTGTCTATGGTCATCTCGGGCGGAACCTCCTCAACAACTGCACTGTCAGGATCAACAGAAGCAGAGCAATTTCAAAAAGCATAA
- a CDS encoding aspartate kinase has translation MKVVKFGGSSVASATQYKKVASILAADPERKAVIVSAPGKRHEGDTKTTDLLIRLAESVGERDFDESAFQAVLKRYQDIIDELELDSSLMTEVEGHLHEVISMYRQSKDRLLDGLKASGEDLNAKVMAAYLTSLGRKATYISPKRAGMIVTDEPGNAQILPESYPEIAKLRGVEGVLVIPGFFGYSYEGNIVTFPRGGSDITGSIIAAGLDATEYENFTDVDSIYCVSPKMVDQPRELKELTYREMRELAYSGFSVFHDEALQPVVHKKIPVCVKNTNRPEAKGTRIVASRELDGHPVIGIASDEGFCSINMTKYLMNRELGFGRKLLAILEDEGVSYEHTPSGIDNMSVILRSHQLYNGQEARVLNRIREELQVEDLYVERDLAMIMVVGEGMNQTIGIASKATQALAQAGANIKMINQGSSEVSMMFGVNVADVEKAVRSLYHIYFPAEVGQKA, from the coding sequence ATGAAAGTAGTAAAATTTGGCGGCAGTTCAGTCGCAAGTGCCACTCAGTATAAAAAAGTCGCCTCTATCTTAGCAGCAGATCCTGAGCGTAAAGCAGTGATTGTCTCAGCGCCTGGTAAACGCCATGAAGGAGATACAAAAACAACCGATTTACTCATTCGTCTTGCTGAAAGCGTAGGAGAGCGGGATTTTGATGAGTCTGCTTTTCAGGCAGTTTTGAAAAGATACCAGGACATTATCGATGAGTTAGAGCTTGATTCCTCTTTAATGACAGAAGTAGAAGGGCATCTTCATGAAGTCATTTCGATGTACAGGCAGTCGAAGGACCGTCTGCTTGATGGATTGAAAGCGAGCGGGGAAGACCTGAACGCCAAAGTGATGGCTGCTTACTTAACATCGCTTGGCAGAAAAGCAACTTACATTTCGCCAAAAAGAGCAGGAATGATTGTAACGGATGAACCGGGTAACGCGCAGATTCTGCCGGAATCCTACCCTGAGATTGCAAAACTGAGAGGTGTTGAGGGTGTGCTTGTGATACCTGGATTCTTCGGATATTCCTATGAAGGAAATATCGTCACGTTCCCGCGTGGCGGCTCTGATATCACAGGGTCCATCATTGCAGCCGGGCTCGATGCAACAGAATATGAGAACTTTACGGATGTAGATTCTATTTACTGCGTCAGCCCGAAAATGGTCGACCAGCCACGTGAATTAAAAGAGCTGACGTACCGCGAAATGCGGGAGCTCGCATACTCTGGCTTCTCCGTTTTTCATGATGAAGCCCTGCAACCCGTTGTTCATAAAAAAATTCCGGTTTGCGTAAAAAATACAAACCGTCCTGAAGCAAAAGGGACGAGAATTGTAGCAAGCCGTGAACTCGATGGTCATCCTGTAATCGGGATTGCCAGCGATGAAGGATTCTGCAGCATTAACATGACAAAGTATCTGATGAACAGAGAGCTAGGTTTCGGCCGTAAGCTGCTCGCGATTTTAGAAGATGAAGGTGTGTCCTATGAGCATACGCCATCAGGAATTGATAATATGTCTGTCATTTTGCGCTCTCACCAGCTTTACAATGGACAGGAAGCCCGCGTGTTAAATCGCATTCGTGAAGAGCTTCAGGTTGAGGATCTTTATGTAGAGCGTGACCTTGCGATGATCATGGTTGTTGGCGAAGGCATGAACCAGACAATCGGTATCGCCTCAAAAGCGACACAGGCACTCGCTCAGGCTGGCGCTAACATCAAAATGATTAACCAGGGCTCAAGCGAGGTCAGCATGATGTTCGGTGTAAATGTGGCAGACGTTGAAAAAGCGGTAAGGAGTTTGTATCATATCTATTTTCCGGCTGAGGTTGGGCAGAAGGCATAA
- a CDS encoding alpha-amylase encodes MERNHTMLQFFEWHVAADGDHWKRLKDAAPELKASGIDAVWIPPVTKGESPDDNGYGVYDLYDLGEFDQKGDVRTKYGTKDELHEAIQACHENDIQVYVDVVMNHKAGADEKETFQVIEVDAENRLEEISEPFEIEGWTKFTFPGRDGKYSDFQWNFDHFNGTDYDAREERTGFFKIVGEGKDWNDQVDDEFGNYDYLMFANIDYNHPEVRDEMINWGKWMSDTLDADGYRLDAIKHISHEFINEFIRQIKEHRDGNFYMVGEYWNEDIEACGNFLEATDYQLDLFDVQLHYKLHRISEEGRDADLSTLFEGTLVEEFPMNAVTFVDNHDSQPGESLESWVQDWFKQSAYALVLLRADGYPCVFYGDYFGIDGEDPIEDKREAIDPLIYARYHRAYGEQDDYFDHPATIGWVRRGVEEIEGSGCAVVVTVGDEGEKRMFVGEHRAGEEWTDYTNSIDEPVVIDDEGYGTFPVQAGSVSVWALPAE; translated from the coding sequence GTGGAAAGAAATCATACAATGCTTCAATTCTTCGAGTGGCACGTCGCTGCAGACGGTGACCACTGGAAACGACTAAAGGATGCCGCACCCGAACTGAAAGCCAGCGGAATTGACGCAGTCTGGATTCCTCCTGTTACAAAAGGTGAATCACCTGATGATAACGGCTATGGCGTATACGACCTTTATGACCTTGGAGAATTCGATCAAAAAGGTGACGTCAGAACCAAATACGGAACGAAAGACGAGCTTCATGAAGCCATCCAGGCCTGCCATGAAAACGACATTCAGGTATACGTAGATGTGGTCATGAACCATAAAGCAGGCGCAGATGAAAAAGAAACGTTTCAGGTCATTGAAGTAGACGCTGAAAACCGCCTTGAAGAGATCTCTGAACCATTTGAGATTGAAGGCTGGACGAAGTTTACTTTCCCAGGACGTGATGGCAAGTACTCCGATTTCCAGTGGAACTTTGACCATTTCAACGGCACAGACTATGATGCCCGTGAAGAAAGAACAGGCTTTTTCAAAATTGTCGGTGAGGGAAAAGACTGGAATGATCAGGTCGACGATGAGTTTGGAAATTATGATTACCTCATGTTTGCAAACATTGATTATAATCACCCTGAAGTCCGTGATGAGATGATCAATTGGGGTAAATGGATGTCAGATACACTTGATGCAGACGGCTACCGCCTTGATGCAATCAAACATATCAGCCATGAATTTATCAATGAATTTATCAGACAGATAAAAGAGCATCGTGATGGCAATTTTTATATGGTCGGCGAATACTGGAATGAAGATATTGAAGCCTGCGGAAACTTCCTTGAGGCGACGGATTATCAGCTTGATTTATTCGATGTTCAGCTGCATTATAAGCTTCACCGCATTTCAGAAGAAGGCCGTGATGCAGACCTTTCAACCCTTTTTGAAGGGACACTTGTCGAAGAATTCCCGATGAATGCTGTAACGTTTGTTGATAACCATGATTCTCAGCCTGGTGAGTCACTTGAATCGTGGGTACAGGATTGGTTTAAGCAGAGTGCCTATGCGCTTGTGCTGCTTCGTGCAGATGGCTACCCTTGCGTATTTTACGGGGATTACTTCGGTATTGATGGAGAAGATCCGATTGAGGATAAACGTGAAGCGATTGATCCGCTGATTTACGCGCGCTATCATCGTGCTTATGGTGAGCAGGACGATTATTTCGATCATCCTGCCACGATTGGCTGGGTCAGACGCGGTGTTGAAGAAATTGAAGGTTCAGGCTGTGCAGTCGTTGTCACAGTTGGTGATGAGGGTGAAAAGAGAATGTTTGTTGGTGAACATCGCGCAGGCGAAGAATGGACGGATTACACGAATTCGATTGATGAGCCTGTTGTGATTGATGATGAAGGATATGGGACTTTCCCAGTTCAGGCGGGCAGTGTGTCGGTTTGGGCTTTGCCGGCTGAATAA
- a CDS encoding multidrug ABC transporter ATP-binding protein: MLKRFFSYYKPHKKLFIADFSCAVVVGILELGFPLAVSWFIDSLLPEGNWQAITLVSFLLLFLYLSSTSLQYVVNYWGHKLGINIETDMRQELFEHVQRQSFSFFDNTKTGHIMSRITNDLFDIGEMAHHGPEDLFIAVMTFIGAFWIMLTINVKLALIAIIVVPFLIWLITYANIKMNTAWKMMYSNIAEVNARVEDSVSGARVVQSFTNEQHEIKRFTTDNRHYRQSKVGAYKVMAFSLSGMYIMTRLIVLVVLVFGAYLSLNNELSYGELVAFVLYINVLFKPIDKISALLEMYPKGMAGFKRFTDLLDQAPVITNRPHAKEVEHLEGEIEFDRVSFSYDDQKGVLSDISLKLNRGETVAFVGPSGAGKTTICSLIPRFYDVKEGAIKIDGIDVRDMTKESLRSQIGIVQQDVFLFTGTLRENIAYGKLDATEDEIMDAAKKANLQSVVDGLPLGYNTQIGERGLKLSGGQKQRIAIARMFLKNPSILILDEATSALDTETEAMIQGAIEELAKGRTTLVIAHRLATIRKADRVVVVTEEGIAEDGTHAELLEKDGIFANLHRVQYEQV; the protein is encoded by the coding sequence ATGTTAAAAAGATTCTTTTCTTACTATAAGCCACATAAAAAGCTATTTATTGCTGATTTCAGCTGTGCTGTTGTTGTAGGGATTCTGGAGCTCGGCTTTCCACTGGCGGTGTCATGGTTTATTGACAGCCTGTTGCCGGAAGGGAATTGGCAGGCGATTACCCTGGTCAGCTTTCTGCTCCTGTTTCTCTATCTCTCAAGTACCTCTCTTCAGTACGTTGTAAACTACTGGGGTCATAAACTCGGAATAAATATTGAAACAGATATGCGTCAGGAGCTGTTTGAGCATGTGCAGCGGCAGTCGTTTTCATTCTTTGATAATACGAAAACCGGACATATTATGAGCCGGATCACAAACGACCTGTTTGATATCGGTGAAATGGCGCATCATGGACCTGAGGATTTATTTATTGCTGTCATGACATTTATTGGAGCGTTCTGGATCATGCTAACGATTAATGTGAAGCTTGCGCTGATCGCCATTATTGTTGTACCGTTTCTCATCTGGCTGATTACATATGCCAATATCAAAATGAATACAGCGTGGAAAATGATGTACAGTAATATCGCTGAAGTAAATGCGAGGGTAGAGGACAGCGTATCAGGTGCCCGCGTGGTTCAGTCATTTACAAATGAACAGCATGAAATTAAACGCTTTACGACAGATAACCGTCACTATCGTCAGTCAAAGGTCGGTGCCTATAAAGTGATGGCATTCAGTTTGTCGGGCATGTATATTATGACGCGTCTGATTGTACTCGTTGTACTTGTATTCGGTGCGTACTTAAGCCTGAATAACGAACTGTCATATGGAGAGCTGGTTGCGTTCGTTCTATACATTAATGTGCTTTTTAAGCCAATTGATAAAATCAGTGCACTGCTTGAAATGTACCCAAAAGGTATGGCCGGGTTCAAACGTTTTACAGACTTACTTGATCAGGCTCCGGTCATTACAAATCGTCCGCATGCAAAAGAGGTCGAGCATTTAGAAGGAGAGATTGAATTCGACCGCGTATCCTTCAGCTATGATGATCAAAAAGGCGTACTGAGTGATATTTCTCTCAAACTGAATCGCGGAGAAACGGTAGCGTTCGTCGGGCCGTCCGGTGCAGGTAAAACAACGATCTGTTCACTGATTCCAAGGTTCTATGATGTAAAAGAAGGTGCGATAAAGATTGATGGGATTGACGTCCGGGATATGACGAAGGAGTCGCTCAGAAGTCAGATCGGCATCGTGCAGCAGGACGTCTTCCTTTTCACAGGAACGCTGCGTGAAAATATCGCGTACGGAAAGCTTGATGCGACAGAAGACGAGATTATGGATGCTGCGAAAAAAGCAAATCTGCAGTCAGTCGTGGATGGACTTCCGCTCGGCTATAATACTCAGATTGGTGAGCGCGGATTAAAGCTTTCAGGCGGTCAGAAGCAGCGGATTGCCATTGCAAGAATGTTTTTGAAGAATCCTTCGATTTTGATTCTTGATGAGGCCACGTCAGCGCTTGATACGGAAACGGAAGCGATGATCCAGGGTGCGATTGAGGAACTGGCAAAAGGCCGTACAACACTTGTGATCGCGCACAGACTTGCGACGATCAGGAAAGCGGATCGTGTCGTAGTGGTAACTGAAGAGGGGATCGCTGAAGACGGTACGCATGCTGAACTGCTTGAGAAGGATGGGATTTTTGCGAATTTGCATCGGGTTCAATATGAGCAGGTTTGA
- a CDS encoding biotin synthesis protein BioY, whose translation MSSDRLRMYLFSSMLAAVTAIFAQIEIPLPLVPISGQTLAVGIAATILGSRYGAFSMVIYMMLGVIGLPVFAGFAGGAHIVAGPTGGYIVGFIAAAFFTGLFLEKTAFTYKMAIIANLIGMLVTLTFGTIWLKILLDLSWPAALAAGVTPFLAVGVIKALLAAWIGIAVRERLKSSQMSFGKAA comes from the coding sequence ATGTCATCAGACCGTTTAAGAATGTATTTATTCAGCAGTATGCTTGCAGCAGTTACCGCTATTTTTGCACAGATTGAAATACCGCTCCCGCTTGTGCCCATCAGCGGACAGACGCTTGCAGTCGGCATTGCTGCAACCATTTTAGGCAGCAGATACGGTGCTTTTTCAATGGTGATCTATATGATGCTTGGGGTTATTGGGCTTCCAGTATTCGCAGGATTTGCAGGGGGCGCACATATCGTAGCAGGTCCGACAGGCGGCTACATCGTAGGATTTATTGCAGCAGCATTTTTCACAGGACTATTTTTAGAAAAAACAGCATTTACATATAAAATGGCGATCATCGCTAACCTGATAGGGATGCTTGTCACACTAACATTCGGTACGATCTGGCTGAAGATCCTGCTTGACCTGTCATGGCCGGCAGCACTGGCAGCAGGTGTGACACCGTTTTTAGCAGTAGGTGTGATTAAGGCATTGCTTGCAGCGTGGATTGGGATTGCTGTGAGGGAGAGGTTGAAGAGCTCGCAGATGAGTTTTGGGAAGGCAGCATAA
- a CDS encoding malate synthase — protein sequence MNKNGLQINPELYEFIEREALPGTGIKSEDFWNGFSEIIHAFALENNRLLHKREELQQKIDGWHQSHSWQNQREDYEQFLKEIGYLEDEVEDFQITTQNVDNEIAIQAGPQLVVPVNNARYAINAANARWGSLYDALYGTDVISEDNGAEKGSSYNPERGRLVIERAKQFLDQAVPLEKGSHADATKYVIEHGKLAVETANGKTGLAHPDAFKGHQGSADHPTAVLLQHNDLHIDIRINHKHPIGQTDPAGVKDVCIESALTTIMDCEDSVTAVDAEDKVVVYRNWLGLMKGTLSERFVKGGETIHRTLSDDRYYTSSDGGDLKLRGRSLLLIRNVGHLMTNSMILDRDGNEVPEGIADAVITSLIALHDINGSRRNSEQGSVYIVKPKMHGSAEVAFSNRLFNAVEDLLGLERHTIKIGVMDEERRTTLNLKNCIHAVKDRIVFINTGFLDRTGDEIHTSMQAGAVIRKGEMKQSDWLNAYEKSNVDNGLLCGLPGKAQIGKGMWAMPDRMKEMMEQKTAHLEAGGNTAWVPSPTAATLHALHYHQLKVKNIQESLRSQITDRKEALLTIPIASKQWTAEEIEQELENNAQGLLGYVVRWVEHGIGCSKVPDIHNVGLMEDRATLRISSQHMSNWLQHGIVTEQQILQVLEKMAKVVDQQNASDPVYQPMSANFEESVAFQAAKELIFEGTKQPSGYTEPILHKRRLEYKEKMMALKES from the coding sequence ATGAATAAGAATGGATTGCAGATTAACCCAGAGCTATATGAGTTTATTGAAAGAGAAGCGCTGCCGGGTACGGGCATTAAAAGTGAGGATTTCTGGAATGGATTCAGTGAGATTATTCATGCGTTCGCACTTGAAAATAACCGGCTATTACATAAGAGAGAAGAGCTGCAGCAGAAAATTGATGGGTGGCATCAGTCACACAGCTGGCAGAATCAGCGTGAAGATTATGAGCAGTTTTTAAAAGAAATTGGTTATCTTGAAGATGAAGTAGAGGATTTTCAAATCACGACTCAAAACGTTGATAACGAAATTGCGATTCAGGCCGGTCCTCAGCTGGTTGTACCTGTAAACAATGCCAGATATGCAATTAATGCTGCAAATGCAAGGTGGGGCAGCCTGTACGACGCACTTTATGGAACAGATGTAATCAGTGAGGATAATGGTGCTGAAAAAGGCTCTTCCTATAATCCTGAACGTGGCCGGCTGGTCATTGAGCGGGCAAAGCAATTCCTGGATCAGGCAGTGCCGCTTGAAAAAGGATCTCATGCTGACGCAACGAAATATGTGATTGAACATGGCAAGCTGGCAGTCGAAACTGCTAATGGGAAAACAGGTCTTGCGCATCCTGATGCATTCAAGGGACACCAGGGCTCAGCTGATCACCCTACAGCTGTACTACTACAGCATAATGACCTGCACATTGATATTAGAATTAATCATAAGCATCCAATCGGTCAGACAGATCCGGCCGGCGTAAAAGATGTATGCATTGAGTCAGCACTGACAACGATTATGGACTGTGAAGATTCAGTTACAGCAGTTGATGCTGAGGATAAGGTGGTTGTCTACCGTAACTGGCTCGGGCTGATGAAGGGTACGCTCTCAGAAAGGTTTGTAAAAGGCGGAGAGACGATTCACCGGACGCTTTCTGATGATCGTTATTATACATCCAGCGATGGTGGCGATCTGAAGCTCCGAGGACGTTCACTGCTTTTAATCAGAAATGTAGGCCATCTCATGACAAATAGCATGATTCTTGACCGCGATGGAAATGAGGTTCCTGAAGGTATTGCTGATGCAGTTATCACAAGTCTGATTGCACTTCATGATATCAACGGAAGCCGCAGAAATTCTGAACAGGGCTCAGTATATATCGTAAAACCGAAAATGCATGGCTCAGCAGAAGTCGCATTTTCAAACCGTCTGTTCAATGCAGTTGAAGACCTGCTTGGCCTTGAGCGTCATACGATTAAAATCGGTGTCATGGATGAAGAAAGAAGAACAACCTTGAACCTGAAAAACTGTATTCATGCGGTAAAAGACCGGATTGTGTTTATTAATACAGGCTTTTTGGACCGAACAGGAGATGAAATTCATACATCTATGCAGGCAGGTGCAGTGATTAGAAAAGGTGAAATGAAACAGTCTGATTGGCTGAATGCTTATGAAAAATCAAATGTAGACAATGGTCTGTTATGCGGTTTGCCAGGCAAAGCGCAGATTGGAAAAGGGATGTGGGCGATGCCTGACAGAATGAAGGAAATGATGGAGCAAAAAACCGCTCATTTAGAAGCCGGGGGTAACACTGCATGGGTGCCATCACCGACTGCAGCCACTCTACATGCACTCCACTACCATCAGCTGAAAGTGAAAAACATTCAGGAGTCTCTGCGCAGTCAGATTACAGACCGTAAAGAAGCATTGCTTACAATTCCAATAGCATCAAAGCAATGGACGGCTGAAGAAATCGAGCAGGAGCTTGAAAATAATGCTCAGGGTCTCCTCGGATATGTCGTCCGCTGGGTTGAACATGGTATTGGCTGTTCAAAAGTACCGGATATTCATAACGTAGGCCTGATGGAAGACCGCGCAACACTGCGGATCTCAAGTCAGCACATGTCCAACTGGCTCCAGCATGGCATTGTAACAGAACAGCAGATTCTGCAGGTATTAGAAAAAATGGCAAAAGTCGTTGACCAGCAAAATGCATCAGACCCTGTCTACCAGCCGATGAGTGCTAACTTCGAGGAATCCGTCGCTTTCCAGGCAGCCAAAGAACTGATTTTTGAAGGCACAAAACAACCAAGCGGCTACACAGAACCGATTCTTCATAAGAGACGGTTAGAGTATAAAGAGAAAATGATGGCTTTGAAGGAATCATAA